From Lytechinus pictus isolate F3 Inbred chromosome 6, Lp3.0, whole genome shotgun sequence, the proteins below share one genomic window:
- the LOC129263037 gene encoding dehydrogenase/reductase SDR family member on chromosome X-like, translated as MGTTLASQSAVPDVDLSQKTAIVTGANTGIGYDTAKTFAQLGAKVILACRSESKAKEAIERMHNEHKEEKANGKKTKFKIKADDLDIGFMALDLSSLESTMNFVKAFKARKTPLHILVCNAGMAYGGEVKTVDGFEIHFQVNYLSHFLMTLHLLPELKSAGPNAKIVLVSSMAYRGARWKEDNLQALNRDQLSKYGFTKLYQIMEMFTLADKLKGSGIDVFSLHPGLVDTDITKKDNQEIAWLMRGLVSALTYMGLARTTFDGALTTIHAAINPEFDGKTAIYLENAKAATLQNPLATDKEKQAFLWKYSLDCLKGYVTEDTLKELTSQ; from the exons ATGGGGACTACTCTGGCATCACAAAGCGCCGTTCCAGACGTCGATCTGTCCCAAAAGACTGCCATTGTAACCGGAGCCAACACGG GAATTGGATATGATACTGCTAAAACGTTTGCCCAACTTGGAGCCAAGGTAATTTTGGCATGTCGATCTGAAAGCAAAGCGAAAGAA gCGATAGAAAGAATGCACAATGAGCACAAAGAGGAAAAGGCAAATGGGAAGAAAACCAAGTTCAAAATTAAG GCCGACGACCTTGATATTGGATTCATGGCCCTTGACCTCTCGTCTTTAGAAAGTACGATGAACTTCGTAAAGGCATTTAAAGCCAGGAAGACCCCTCTTCATATACTAGTGTGTAACGCTGGCATGGCATACGGAGGAGAAG TGAAGACAGTTGACGGTTTTGAGATCCACTTCCAAGTCAATTACTTGTCGCATTTTCTCATGACCCTTCATTTACTTCCGGAATTGAAGTCGGCGGGCCCTAACGCTAAGATCGTATTGGTGTCTTCAATGGCCTATCGCGGTGCACGATGGAAAGAGGATAATTTGCAGGCATTAAATAGGGACCAACTCAGCAAATATGGATTTACTAAGCTGTACCAG ATTATGGAGATGTTCACACTGGCCGACAAGTTGAAAGGATCTGGGATCGATGTGTTTTCGCTGCACCCTGGTCTTGTAGATACAGATATAACAAAGAAAGATAATCAGGAGATAGCTTGGTTGATGCGAGGTTTAGTGAGCGCACTAACTTATATGG GGCTTGCCCGAACCACTTTTGACGGAGCCTTGACAACTATCCACGCCGCAATCAACCCGGAGTTTGACGGCAAGACAGCAATTTACTTGGAAAACGCAAAGGCAGCCACTCTCCAGAATCCACTTGCGAC GGACAAGGAGAAGCAGGCATTTCTCTGGAAATACAGCCTGGATTGTCTGAAGGGTTACGTCACCGAAGATACGCTTAAAGAACTGACGTCACAATGA
- the LOC129263036 gene encoding retinol dehydrogenase 12-like has protein sequence MGSRLTTQPNLPEVDLRGRVAIVTGANAGIGYETAKSLAQMGARVIMACRSEMKALEAIDCMKEEHKDERELNKRLKVKIQVEELDLEYMNLDLGSLASTTNFAESFKARDIHLHILVCNAGMAFGPDEPSVDGMEIHFQVNYLSHFLLTLHLLPVLKSSGPNTRIVLVSSLAYSFARWNEDDMQCLNTANKTTVYSNTKLYQIMQMFSLERRLEGSGISVFSLHPGVVETELVKREGQRIPLMPRMFARLGMSTHMLRSPFKGALTTLHAAVNPTYDGKSALYFESSKPHWLMSQPRDRWKQEHLWKYSLECLRNYMTEDMLDVFTS, from the exons ATGGGATCCCGCCTTACCACCCAGCCAAACTTACCGGAAGTAGATCTCAGAGGAAGAGTTGCCATCGTTACTGGGGCAAATGCAG gtATCGGTTACGAGACGGCCAAGTCCCTGGCGCAAATGGGTGCTAGAGTCATAATGGCATGTAGGTCTGAGATGAAAGCGCTTGAA GCAATCGATTGTATGAAAGAAGAACATAAAGATGAACGAGAACTGAATAAGAGGCTGAAAGTGAAAATACAG GTGGAGGAACTTGACCTTGAGTACATGAACCTTGACCTCGGGTCCCTTGCAAGTACGACGAACTTCGCAGAATCTTTCAAAGCCAGAGATATTCACCTGCATATCCTCGTGTGTAACGCCGGAATGGCATTCGGACCTGACG AACCAAGTGTTGACGGAATGGAGATTCACTTCCAAGTCAACTACCTGTCCCACTTCCTGTTGACCTTGCATTTACTTCCGGTGCTAAAGAGCTCCGGTCCAAACACGAGGATCGTTCTCGTCTCTTCATTGGCGTATAGTTTTGCAAGGTGGAATGAAGACGATATGCAATGTTTGAATACTGCAAATAAAACCACAGTTTATTCCAACACAAAACTTTACCAG ATCATGCAAATGTTTTCTCTTGAGAGACGCTTGGAAGGATCAGGAATCAGTGTGTTTTCGCTGCACCCAGGGGTTGTGGAGACGGAGCTTGTGAAGCGGGAAGGACAGCGAATTCCTTTAATGCCTCGGATGTTTGCGAGACTTGGCATGTCGACAC ATATGCTGCGCAGTCCATTTAAAGGCGCACTTACTACACTACACGCTGCTGTAAATCCGACCTACGATGGCAAGAGCGCCCTCTATTTTGAAAGTTCGAAACCGCATTGGCTGATGTCACAACCGCG CGACCGTTGGAAGCAAGAACATCTTTGGAAATATTCCCTTGAGTGTTTGAGGAACTACATGACAGAGGATATGTTGGATGTTTTTACGTCATAA